AACACGTCTTATGTGAGCCCAGCGCCAACCTGGGGAGCAGGAAATGTTCTGTCCATAAGAAGATCCTGGAATATTACTGCACTGAGGACGCCGCTTGTATCTGTGTGTCCTGCAGTCTGGCCGGAGAACATCGGGGTCATCGGGTGGAGATGCTGGATGAGGCCtctgagaagaagaaggagagactGAGAAATGTTCTCCAGAAACTGATCACAAGGAGGGGGGAGACTGAGGAAAGAGTCCGGAGTCTGGAGGAGCGCAGGAGGAaagctcaagaaaaagcatctggAGAAGCGGAGAGAGTCACTGCCCTGTGTAGAGATATCAGGAGACAACTGGACGATCTGGAGAAGAGGGTCCTGAGCGAGATCTCCAGGCAGGAGAAGGAAGAATCATTCTCACTCTCTGCTCTGATGAagaagctggaaatacagaaggacgagctgtccaggaagatgagacACATGGAGGAGCTGTGTAACATGACTGATCCACTGACTGTCTTACAGGAACCAGACACCGGGGACTTGTGTGATAATGAGGAcacggggggacatgatggaggtgatggggacacgggGGGACATAATAAACCGCTCCATGATGTAGATGGTCCGGATGTGGCTGTGATCTCAGACACATTACGCACATTATGTGACATAATTACAGATATAAGGAGGAGGATCTATGTGGAGGATCCTGCAGACATATTACTGGATGTAAACACAGCTGCTAATTATATCCATATATCAGACGACCAGAAAACTGCAACCGGGACACAAGAGAACCAGAACCGTCCAGAAACATTACAGAGATTCCAGGAATATAATCAGGTGATGAGCAGGAGGGGATTCTCCGCAGGACGGCATTACTGGGATGTGGAGATCAGTAGATCAGGGGGATGGATGGTTGGGATGTGTTACCCCAGTATagacaggagggggcagcagtcaTACATTGGATATAATAACAAGTCCTGGTGTTTGCGGAGGTCTTATAATAAGTACTCAGTGATACATGACAGTAAAGAGATCCGGTTACCTCACATTATATCCTGTAATAGAGTCAGGATCTGTCTGGATTATGGGGCCGGGCGGCTGTCCTTTTATGAGCTGTGTGAACccatcagacacttacacaccttcACTGCCTCCTTCACCGAGCCGCTTCATGCTGTATTATGTGTATATAATAGTGCTATAACGATATCCAGGGAAAGAACTGGCTGGAAGAAACCATCATGAACTCAAAAATCActtaatacgcaccaagatagaacatgccgtgattttttttacatgagtACTGTGCACTCGAAAAACCGCAGGTGTGAGCGgccctatagaaatcaatgggctattggcttCACATATTGCATGAAAATGTGCGCGACACACAATGACAATATGgccctgtgagcccggcctatgtCTGACTCTCTCCATGTTACACTTGATGATATTGTTTTCTGTCCTCCACTGATAACTGGGATTGCGGTGGAATATCCAGTTTTTTGCCCTTTCCCTCCTATTCTGTACCTAGGAGACACATTCATTGTACCTTACCTCCTATATGTCCCTCCTATTCTCTACCTATGTCACAGTGATTCTACCTTACCTCCTATATGTCCCTCCTATTCTCTACCTATGTCACAGTGATTCTACCTTACCTCCTATATGTCCCTCCTATTCTGTACCTATGTCACAGTGATTCTACCTTACCTCCTATATGTCCCTCCTATTCTCTACCTATGTCACAGTGATTCTACCTTACCTCCTATATGTCCCTCCTATTCTCTACCTATCTCACAGTGATTCTACCTTACCTCCTATATGTCCCTCCTATTCTCTACCTATCTCACAGTGATTCTACCTTACCTCCTATATGTCCCTCCTATTCTCTACCTATCTCACAGTGATTCTACCTTACCTCCTATATGTCCCTCCTATTCTCTACCTATCTCACAGTGATTCTACCTTACCTCCTATATGTCCCTCCTATTCTGTACCTATGTCACAGTGATTCTACCTTACCTCCTATATGTCCCTCCTATTCTGTACCTATCTCA
The nucleotide sequence above comes from Eleutherodactylus coqui strain aEleCoq1 chromosome 2, aEleCoq1.hap1, whole genome shotgun sequence. Encoded proteins:
- the LOC136611030 gene encoding E3 ubiquitin/ISG15 ligase TRIM25-like, giving the protein MASAAVRDELLCSICLSTYTDPVMLRCGHNFCRVCIHRLLDTQDEAGVYSCPECREESQERPALMRCLALCNIMENFLITPPTQTEAGIFCTYCVDSPVPAAKSCLHCEASLCEKHLRVHSKSAEHVLCEPSANLGSRKCSVHKKILEYYCTEDAACICVSCSLAGEHRGHRVEMLDEASEKKKERLRNVLQKLITRRGETEERVRSLEERRRKAQEKASGEAERVTALCRDIRRQLDDLEKRVLSEISRQEKEESFSLSALMKKLEIQKDELSRKMRHMEELCNMTDPLTVLQEPDTGDLCDNEDTGGHDGGDGDTGGHNKPLHDVDGPDVAVISDTLRTLCDIITDIRRRIYVEDPADILLDVNTAANYIHISDDQKTATGTQENQNRPETLQRFQEYNQVMSRRGFSAGRHYWDVEISRSGGWMVGMCYPSIDRRGQQSYIGYNNKSWCLRRSYNKYSVIHDSKEIRLPHIISCNRVRICLDYGAGRLSFYELCEPIRHLHTFTASFTEPLHAVLCVYNSAITISRERTGWKKPS